The Nitrospinota bacterium genomic interval ATGACGACTTCCGCCTGTGCCAGCAGGAAATGTCGGAGATACGGTTCCCTGAGAAATCCCTATGCTTTACCAACGATTTTGAGTTCTTGCGACAAGAGGTGGCAGAACAGTTTCCTCAACAGATTGACGGATTCAACAAGCTTGTAGAGAAGATACTGGCGTTTGACGAACTGAATCTTGATGATGGCGACCGGCTATTATCCCGGCCTGTTTTGGAGTCTTTCATCTCGGATCCAATTTTGATCGATATGCTGTTTTGTCCGCTCATGTATTACGGCAACGCCCGCGAAGGAGACATGGATTTCTACCAGTTTGTCATCATGTTCAAGAGTATTTTTGTTGAGGGGTTTTCAAAGCCTGAAGGTGGGATGCTTTATATCCTGAACCTTATGGCCCAAAAATTCAAAGAGCTGGGTGGTGAGCTGAAAATGGGCAATGGAATTAAATCCATCAACTCGACCCAGGGGAAAGTGTGTTCGGTATCGCTTGAGAACGAAGAGGAGTTGGAATCCGAAACGGTGCTTTCTTCCATGGGTTATGTGGAAACCTTGAAAAGGTGCAATCCCGCAGTTGACGAGGCAGAAAAAAGCGAAACCGGGCAGGTTTCATTCATGGAATCGCTTTTTGTGGTGGATAAAGAACCGCGAGACCTGGGATATGACAGGAGCATCGTCTTTTTTTCTACTAAACCGAGGTTTGATTACAAGGTGCCGGAGGACCTGATAGACATTTCAAGCGGTGTCTTGTGTTGCAGTAATAATTTTAAATATCCTAAACCGCTGGAAGAAGGACTGATACGGTTGACCAATCTTGCCAGTTTCAGTAAATGGGACGGTTTGGTGAGAAAAGATTATATTGCCGCAAAGAAGGAATGGAGAGCCTTGGCTTTAGAGCAGTTATTCACATTTTTCCCCGATTTCAGAGATAATGTGGTATTTTTAGA includes:
- a CDS encoding NAD(P)/FAD-dependent oxidoreductase translates to MRYDTIVIGAGLSGLAAGIRLAMFDKKVCIVEKHTELGGLNSFYVRKNRTFDVGLHAMTNFTDKGVRSSPLGKLLKQLRFSHDDFRLCQQEMSEIRFPEKSLCFTNDFEFLRQEVAEQFPQQIDGFNKLVEKILAFDELNLDDGDRLLSRPVLESFISDPILIDMLFCPLMYYGNAREGDMDFYQFVIMFKSIFVEGFSKPEGGMLYILNLMAQKFKELGGELKMGNGIKSINSTQGKVCSVSLENEEELESETVLSSMGYVETLKRCNPAVDEAEKSETGQVSFMESLFVVDKEPRDLGYDRSIVFFSTKPRFDYKVPEDLIDISSGVLCCSNNFKYPKPLEEGLIRLTNLASFSKWDGLVRKDYIAAKKEWRALALEQLFTFFPDFRDNVVFLDSFTPKTIKKYTGHINGAVYGSPEKIKNGKTPVKNLFICGTDQGFLGIIGATLSGISMANLHLLK